A single window of Scylla paramamosain isolate STU-SP2022 chromosome 27, ASM3559412v1, whole genome shotgun sequence DNA harbors:
- the LOC135114418 gene encoding uncharacterized protein LOC135114418 — translation MVTYLANTDRRRTLPSPANLSKMPKNSKQQAPQQESSPSLQEEETGDVPPEVPDDTDVPDVEVVKIANYVQLHPELYDKRNEKWLNPAWKESLWKDLAQTFSDCSHQQVKKVVDKKRTDFGKIEKRESKSGSAARPRTQREQKIVEVWAFLAGHIAHESTHPSDDFGRQGDDQDSSSHESVLSAHSIARRKRKKERQEEELSSPRSTKSTQESSAIQKLLQSAQLLATRKPPVEGPDADIRQFVEFMYTRLKKVSPMHHGVLFSKIAYMISLTEEPVMARSAIKDPRRLLDSVPMPLGVASPSHLWQPPAPPTLAPAPPPPPPVYHQPQYQQPHYSQPQYQQQQYQQPQQQQYQQPQQQYQPQQSEQQQFPQQPQQQQVPTPIQWESILGCSPSPVKTLQHTSTTTKLQGQKTKSPAKKAIMSPMIETPKGYEAEDSDE, via the exons ATGGTCACTTATCTCgcaaacacagacagaagaaGAACCCTCCCATCTCCAGCCAACCTTTCCAAGATGCCCAAGAATAGCAAGCAGCAAGCACCACAGCAGGAGTCTTCCCCGAgtctgcaggaggaagaaactggtGATGTTCCTCCTGAGGTTCCTGACGACACTGACGTTCCTGATGTGGAAGTGGTGAAG ATAGCAAACTACGTCCAGTTGCATCCAGAGCTCTACGATAAGCGGAACGAGAAGTGGCTGAATCCGGCGTGGAAGGAGAGCCTCTGGAAGGACCTGGCCCAAACTTTCTCGGACTGTTCTCACCAGCAGGTGAAGAAGGTGGTGGACAAGAAGAGAACAGATTTTGGGAAAATCgagaagagggagagcaagagtGGATCAGCAGCCAGGCCGAGGACGCAGAGGGAGCAGAAGATCGTCGAGGTTTGGGCCTTCCTGGCAGGTCACATCGCCCACGAAAGTACGCACCCTAGTGATGACTTCGGCAGACAAGGTGACGATCAAGATTCCTCCAGCCATGAGTCTGTCCTATCGGCCCACTCAAttgccaggaggaagaggaagaaggaacggcaggaggaggaactatCCAGCCCACGATCCACCAAATCTACCCAGGAGAGCAGTGCCATCCAAAAACTACTCCAGAGTGCACAGCTGCTAGCTACACGAAAACCACCAGTCGAGGGACCTGACGCTGACATCCGGCAGTTTGTTGAATTTATGTACACTCGCCTGAAGAAGGTTTCCCCCATGCATCATGGAGTACTCTTCTCCAAGATCGCGTACATGATCAGCCTCACGGAGGAACCAGTGATGGCCAGGAGTGCTATTAAAGACCCGAGGAGGTTGCTGGATTCTGTGCCCATGCCACTAGGAGTTGCGAGCCCATCGCACCTGTGGCAGCCTCCTGCACCGCCTActcttgctcctgctcctcctcctcctcctccagtctatcATCAGCCGCAGTACCAGCAGCCACATTACTCGCAGCcccaataccaacaacaacagtaccaacagcctcaacaacaacagtaccaacagcctcaacaacaataccagCCTCAACAATCAGAACAGCAACAGTTCCCTcagcagccacagcagcagcaggtgcccACCCCAATACAGTGGGAATCTATACTCGGCTGCTCACCGTCCCCCGTCAAGACCCTGCAGCACACAAGTACGACCACCAAACTCCAGGGCCAGAAGACGAAATCGCCGGCGAAAAAGGCCATAATGTCCCCCATGATCGAGACGCCGAAGGGCTACGAGGCGGAGGATAGCGACgagtaa